From Laspinema palackyanum D2c, one genomic window encodes:
- a CDS encoding thymidylate synthase gives MFRNTTQAFYSELKALLQSSETIFWGGVELKSGRSRLIKITSPRERVDIIPHLNSNIFAQIAATFWEMAGRQDLQFLYHYLPQALDFFEDRPSPTSSEKSCLKSWYLSKELQKVVHILNTDSSSRDAVINLSPTQIKDSRNPENFASNWMQFLIRNGKLHLNICLQSHDMFSGTSGINPFGLSIFQEAVASWTGTEVGEYCCFISELHLGDRHSTQAQQVLDSFTPKTLYEFGFTPPQFTTPFAEIDSTLSHWFELEHQMRQGSFRVADELQHIPDDLVRNSLELLYIYNRHQQGYKPEQIAQLIAELPPNDFKIAAVEYFARIWNNREVIPLQPQEKDYFDYLWQRTEPTPSYSFSSIFQLLSTLHYKKTLVYKNSWKKHGEALGVFAGISRKYDRLETMFTENVKPTADESVLDTFADLAVYSTKYLTYLAEHYPEMFQEFIQTDSTAEPLQTYWHNEGFDPTSKLLTQRYESSQQWQQISNYQGCFEAIRDAYKELEDIFVNNDWRVSDSRKCSLSADLAIVSLHYLVLASQQEPENFQKFAEAIANL, from the coding sequence ATGTTTAGAAATACAACTCAGGCGTTCTACTCCGAACTCAAAGCCCTCTTGCAGTCCAGCGAAACAATTTTCTGGGGCGGTGTAGAACTTAAATCCGGGCGATCGCGCTTAATCAAAATCACATCCCCCCGCGAACGAGTTGATATCATTCCTCATCTCAATTCTAACATCTTTGCTCAAATTGCCGCCACCTTTTGGGAAATGGCTGGTCGTCAAGACTTACAATTTTTATATCACTATTTACCCCAAGCCCTTGATTTTTTTGAAGATAGACCATCCCCGACCAGCAGTGAAAAGTCCTGTTTAAAATCCTGGTATCTCAGTAAAGAACTTCAAAAAGTAGTTCACATTTTAAACACCGATTCTAGTAGTCGAGATGCAGTCATTAACTTATCGCCAACTCAAATAAAAGACTCAAGAAACCCCGAGAACTTTGCCTCGAATTGGATGCAATTTTTAATCAGAAACGGCAAATTGCATCTAAATATTTGTCTTCAGTCCCATGATATGTTTTCCGGGACTTCAGGAATTAATCCCTTTGGATTGAGCATTTTTCAGGAAGCAGTCGCCTCTTGGACGGGGACCGAAGTTGGGGAATATTGCTGTTTTATCAGTGAATTGCATCTAGGCGATCGGCACTCTACCCAAGCGCAACAGGTCCTAGACTCCTTCACCCCCAAAACCTTGTATGAATTCGGATTTACCCCCCCTCAATTCACCACCCCCTTTGCCGAAATTGACAGTACCCTCTCGCACTGGTTTGAGTTAGAACATCAAATGCGCCAAGGGTCATTTAGAGTGGCTGACGAACTCCAGCATATCCCGGATGACTTAGTTAGAAACAGCTTGGAATTACTGTATATTTACAATCGACACCAGCAGGGATACAAACCCGAACAAATCGCCCAATTAATCGCCGAATTACCTCCAAACGACTTCAAAATTGCCGCAGTCGAGTATTTTGCCCGAATCTGGAACAACCGCGAAGTTATTCCCTTACAACCCCAGGAAAAAGACTACTTCGACTATCTCTGGCAAAGAACAGAACCGACTCCCTCCTACTCGTTCTCTAGCATCTTCCAGCTATTAAGCACCCTGCACTACAAGAAAACTCTAGTCTATAAAAATAGCTGGAAAAAACACGGAGAAGCCCTCGGCGTATTTGCTGGAATTTCCCGCAAATACGACCGACTCGAAACCATGTTCACCGAAAATGTCAAACCCACTGCTGACGAATCGGTATTAGATACCTTTGCTGATTTAGCCGTCTATTCCACCAAATATTTAACCTATCTGGCGGAACATTATCCCGAAATGTTTCAAGAATTCATCCAAACCGATTCAACAGCAGAACCCTTACAAACCTATTGGCATAACGAAGGATTTGACCCAACCTCTAAACTACTGACTCAACGGTATGAATCTTCCCAGCAATGGCAGCAAATATCGAACTATCAAGGCTGTTTTGAAGCGATTCGAGATGCCTATAAAGAATTAGAGGATATTTTCGTCAATAACGATTGGAGAGTCAGCGACTCGCGCAAATGTAGCTTATCCGCAGACTTGGCGATCGTCTCCCTGCACTATCTCGTCCTGGCATCGCAACAGGAACCGGAGAATTTCCAGAAATTTGCAGAGGCGATCGCAAATTTGTAA
- a CDS encoding Npun_R2479 family HD domain-containing metalloprotein: MYSITQILISDFVEKLREGYYRMYGGLKPDYADIIAWAGGMALENIANSDALYHNVEHTILVTLVGQEILRGKHIREGGVSCEDWLHFTISLLCHDIGYVKGVCREDSEGLYATGINGTMIALDPGCTDASLTPYHVDRGKLFIEERFGGHKLINSEEIKLNIELTRFPVPAEADHQDTVNYPGLVRAADLIGQLSDPRYLKKISGLFYEFEETGFNQKVGYRNPGDLRKNYPKFYWGVVHQYIKDGLTCLELTQQGKQIIANLYANVFVVEHEPPKPELRD, translated from the coding sequence ATGTACAGCATCACACAGATATTAATTTCCGACTTTGTTGAAAAACTCCGCGAAGGCTATTACCGAATGTATGGCGGACTCAAGCCCGACTATGCCGATATTATTGCCTGGGCCGGAGGCATGGCTTTAGAGAATATTGCCAACAGTGACGCCCTTTACCATAATGTCGAGCATACCATCTTGGTTACCCTCGTTGGGCAGGAAATTCTCCGAGGGAAACACATCCGTGAAGGCGGGGTTTCTTGTGAAGATTGGCTGCATTTCACCATTTCTTTGTTATGCCATGATATTGGTTATGTAAAAGGGGTTTGCCGAGAAGATAGTGAGGGATTGTATGCCACGGGCATTAATGGTACAATGATTGCCCTCGACCCTGGCTGTACCGATGCCAGTTTGACCCCCTATCATGTCGATCGCGGAAAACTGTTTATTGAGGAACGGTTTGGGGGTCATAAGTTAATCAATTCTGAAGAAATTAAACTCAACATAGAACTCACTCGGTTTCCGGTTCCGGCAGAGGCAGATCACCAAGATACGGTTAACTATCCGGGTTTAGTTCGGGCAGCGGACCTCATCGGGCAACTCAGTGATCCCCGTTATCTTAAGAAGATTTCTGGGTTGTTTTATGAGTTTGAAGAAACAGGGTTTAATCAAAAGGTTGGCTATCGAAATCCCGGGGACTTGAGAAAGAATTATCCTAAATTTTATTGGGGAGTGGTTCATCAATATATTAAAGATGGGTTGACTTGTCTGGAGTTGACTCAACAGGGAAAACAAATTATTGCTAATCTTTATGCCAATGTGTTCGTAGTCGAACATGAACCCCCCAAGCCAGAATTAAGGGATTGA
- the ppc gene encoding phosphoenolpyruvate carboxylase, translating into MTLRLEPSNSVMTVSSSDLFLRHRLKVVEDLWESVLRTECGQELVVLLAQLRSMYSSEGQACNFSESSVLKLVEQLDLNDAIRAARAFALYFQLINIVEQHYEQRDRLRGVGGTHTVVPENEQFDVPKESPYFASHSVTRRREFANFSALFPKLKELNVPPQQIQKIMESLDIRLVFTAHPTEIVRHTLRTKQRRLAQILQEFDTLEEGGQPDSQTTSSETKDLLEALTEEIRLWWRTDELHQFKPSVLDEVDYTLHYFKEVLFDAVPQLHQRLKRSLQSSFPYLQPPRYNFCKFGSWVGSDRDGNPYCTPSITWKTACYQRQLILDKYMGSLDRLTQLLSLSLHWSDVLPELLESLEQDRLQMPDIYEKLAIRYRQEPYRLKLAYICHRLENTRDRNQRLYTESDWNRHLSDIKNAPMYHSGAEFLDELRLIQRNLAATGLSCRDLEQLICQVEIYGFILAHLDIRQESSRHSTAITEIAEYLQILPGPYDDLSEAEKTDWLTTELKTRRPLIPAELPFSEQTSEIICTFRMLRALQEEFGLEICQTYIISMSRDVSDLLEVLLLAKEAGIYDPATGMGTIQVVPLFETVEDLKRAPTVMQNLFELPLYHALLSGGYHTGLPVTVKEPDLPNISNLKSSHIQVPKLQEVMLGYSDSNKDSGFLSSNWEIHKAQKALQIIGDRYSVVLRIFHGRGGSVGRGGGPAYEAILAQPGRSINGRIKITEQGEVLASKYTLPELALYNLETIASAVIQSSLLGSGFDDIEAWNQIMEELADCSRQHYRALIYEQPDFIDFFHEVTPIDEISKLQISSRPARRSSGKRDLGSLRAIPWVFSWTQTRFLLPAWYGVGTALNNFLEQEPEEHLKLLRYFYLKWPFFKMVISKVEMTLSKVDLEMAHHYVRELTQSENRDRFEALFTQIATEFNLTRDLVLAITEHQRLLDGDPDLQRSVQLRNATIVPLGLLQVSLLKRLREHQSQSVTGVIHSRYSKGELLRGALLTINGIAAGMRNTG; encoded by the coding sequence ATGACTTTACGACTCGAACCCTCAAATTCTGTTATGACAGTTAGTTCATCCGACTTATTTTTACGCCATCGTCTCAAAGTCGTCGAGGACTTATGGGAGTCCGTTCTGCGGACTGAATGCGGTCAGGAATTAGTGGTTCTACTGGCGCAATTGCGATCAATGTATTCTTCTGAGGGACAAGCCTGCAACTTTTCAGAATCCAGTGTTCTGAAATTGGTAGAACAGTTGGACCTTAATGACGCAATTCGGGCCGCTCGGGCCTTTGCCCTGTATTTCCAACTGATTAACATTGTCGAGCAACATTACGAGCAGCGCGATCGCCTGCGGGGTGTGGGAGGAACTCACACCGTTGTCCCCGAAAATGAGCAATTCGACGTTCCCAAAGAAAGCCCTTATTTTGCGAGTCACAGCGTTACTCGCCGTCGAGAATTCGCAAATTTCTCCGCTTTATTTCCAAAATTAAAGGAGTTGAACGTCCCCCCGCAGCAAATCCAGAAAATCATGGAAAGTCTGGATATTCGCTTAGTCTTTACGGCTCACCCGACGGAAATTGTCCGTCATACCCTGCGAACCAAACAGCGACGGTTGGCTCAAATTTTGCAAGAGTTCGATACCCTCGAAGAAGGTGGGCAACCGGATAGCCAAACCACATCTAGCGAAACTAAAGACCTCCTAGAGGCGCTCACTGAAGAAATTCGCCTGTGGTGGCGAACCGATGAATTGCATCAGTTTAAACCCTCCGTCCTTGATGAAGTAGATTATACCCTACACTATTTTAAAGAGGTCCTATTTGATGCCGTACCTCAACTTCATCAACGGTTAAAACGGTCGTTGCAATCATCGTTTCCTTACCTGCAACCCCCCCGTTATAACTTCTGCAAATTTGGCTCTTGGGTCGGGTCCGATCGCGATGGCAATCCCTATTGCACCCCTTCTATTACCTGGAAAACCGCCTGTTATCAGCGGCAGTTAATCCTAGACAAATACATGGGTTCTCTCGATCGCTTGACCCAACTCCTGTCTTTGTCTTTGCACTGGAGTGACGTCTTACCAGAACTCCTCGAATCCCTGGAACAAGACCGACTGCAAATGCCAGACATCTATGAGAAACTGGCAATTCGCTATCGACAGGAACCCTATCGGTTAAAACTCGCCTATATCTGCCATCGCTTAGAAAATACCCGCGATCGCAATCAGCGTCTTTACACCGAGTCCGACTGGAATCGCCATCTGAGCGATATCAAAAACGCTCCCATGTATCACTCAGGCGCAGAATTTCTCGACGAATTACGCCTGATTCAACGCAATTTAGCCGCAACCGGGTTAAGCTGTCGAGACCTGGAACAACTAATCTGTCAAGTCGAAATCTATGGCTTTATTTTGGCCCATTTAGATATTCGCCAAGAGTCATCTCGCCATAGTACCGCCATCACAGAAATCGCGGAATACCTGCAAATCCTACCCGGCCCTTACGATGACCTATCGGAAGCAGAAAAAACCGACTGGTTGACGACTGAACTGAAAACCAGACGTCCTTTAATTCCCGCAGAATTGCCCTTTTCTGAGCAAACCAGCGAGATTATTTGCACCTTTAGAATGCTGCGGGCACTTCAAGAAGAGTTTGGCTTGGAAATCTGTCAAACTTACATCATTAGTATGAGCCGTGATGTCAGTGATTTGTTAGAAGTGCTCCTACTTGCCAAAGAAGCGGGGATTTATGACCCGGCTACAGGCATGGGAACGATTCAAGTTGTCCCCTTATTTGAAACCGTCGAGGACTTAAAACGCGCACCGACGGTCATGCAAAACCTGTTTGAACTTCCGCTTTATCATGCTTTACTCTCGGGCGGATACCACACAGGGCTTCCGGTTACGGTCAAGGAACCGGATCTTCCCAACATTTCTAACTTGAAATCTTCTCATATTCAGGTTCCTAAATTGCAGGAGGTGATGCTGGGGTATTCCGATAGTAATAAAGATTCGGGATTTCTAAGCAGTAACTGGGAAATTCATAAAGCCCAGAAAGCCTTACAAATTATTGGCGATCGCTACAGTGTTGTCCTCCGCATTTTTCACGGTCGCGGTGGGTCCGTCGGTCGCGGTGGCGGTCCCGCTTATGAGGCGATTTTAGCTCAACCGGGTCGCAGTATTAATGGGCGAATTAAAATTACCGAACAAGGGGAAGTTTTAGCCAGTAAATACACCTTACCTGAGTTAGCCCTTTATAACTTGGAAACCATCGCCAGTGCGGTGATTCAAAGTAGCTTACTGGGTTCGGGCTTTGATGATATCGAAGCCTGGAATCAAATCATGGAGGAGTTGGCCGATTGTTCGCGCCAACATTATCGCGCCTTGATTTATGAACAACCTGATTTTATCGATTTCTTCCATGAAGTCACCCCTATTGATGAAATCAGCAAGTTGCAAATCTCCTCGCGACCCGCAAGACGCAGTAGCGGTAAACGAGATTTAGGTTCTCTGCGGGCCATTCCTTGGGTTTTTAGCTGGACCCAAACACGGTTTCTCCTCCCCGCTTGGTATGGAGTCGGAACTGCCTTGAATAATTTCTTAGAACAGGAACCGGAAGAACATCTGAAACTCCTGCGCTATTTCTATCTAAAATGGCCGTTCTTTAAGATGGTGATTTCTAAGGTAGAAATGACCCTCTCTAAGGTGGATTTAGAAATGGCCCATCACTATGTTCGGGAACTCACCCAATCGGAAAATCGCGATCGCTTTGAAGCCCTGTTTACTCAAATTGCGACGGAATTTAACCTAACCCGCGATTTAGTTCTGGCAATTACCGAACATCAACGGCTGTTAGATGGAGACCCGGATTTGCAGCGATCGGTTCAGTTGCGAAATGCCACCATCGTTCCCCTGGGTTTATTACAAGTCTCCTTACTCAAACGCCTGCGCGAACATCAAAGTCAGTCCGTGACAGGAGTGATTCATTCCCGTTACAGCAAGGGCGAATTGCTACGCGGGGCCTTGTTAACCATTAACGGCATCGCCGCCGGAATGAGAAATACCGGCTGA
- the crtD gene encoding C-3',4' desaturase CrtD, producing MSSHHQGKNQPRVIVIGAGIGGLTAGALLAKRGYAVRVFDLAIVPGGCASTFRRQGFTFDVGATQVAGLEPGGIHHRIFSELGINLPEATDCDPACAVFLPGETTPINIWRDPQQWQRERQRQFPGSEPFWQLMATLFQASWQFQGRDPVLPPRNFWDVWQLIKALRPDTMVTVPFTLMTVGDALKWFGLKQDKRLKTFLDLQLKLYSQVNAQETALLYAATALGVSQSPQGLSHLKGSMQVLSDRLVEGLEKHGGELFMRHTVKQIQVTETGASTVTILNQKTGEIWTEQPDLIVANVPVQNLVNLVEMPQGSENLFQQLYRRRVENLPPASGAFVVYLGVKQEAIPENCPPHLQFLYDYDGEIGENNSLFVSVSRVGDGRSPEGRATITASSFTDTQIWDNCEDYSQLKQQYETEAIARLGGYFALNPETIVYQESATPRTWARFTGRDRGIVGGVGQRVATFGPFGLATRTPIPHLWLVGDSTHPGEGTAGVSYSALTAVRQIEAEGY from the coding sequence ATGTCAAGCCATCATCAGGGTAAAAACCAACCGCGCGTTATTGTGATTGGGGCAGGAATTGGCGGGTTAACTGCCGGGGCATTGTTAGCCAAAAGAGGCTATGCAGTGCGGGTTTTCGACCTGGCGATCGTTCCAGGGGGATGCGCTTCGACCTTCCGACGACAGGGATTTACCTTTGATGTGGGGGCAACACAAGTCGCTGGATTAGAACCGGGGGGGATTCATCACCGGATTTTTTCAGAATTAGGAATCAATCTCCCCGAGGCAACCGATTGTGACCCTGCCTGCGCGGTGTTTCTGCCTGGAGAAACCACCCCAATTAATATTTGGCGGGACCCGCAACAATGGCAACGGGAACGGCAGCGCCAGTTTCCCGGTAGCGAACCTTTTTGGCAATTAATGGCTACTTTATTTCAGGCTTCCTGGCAGTTTCAAGGCCGAGATCCGGTGTTACCTCCGAGGAATTTCTGGGATGTTTGGCAGTTAATTAAAGCCCTCCGTCCCGATACGATGGTGACGGTTCCCTTTACGTTAATGACGGTAGGGGATGCCTTGAAATGGTTTGGATTAAAACAAGACAAGCGGCTGAAAACCTTTCTGGATTTGCAACTGAAATTATATTCCCAGGTGAATGCCCAGGAAACGGCGCTATTGTATGCAGCAACGGCTTTAGGGGTGTCCCAATCTCCCCAAGGGTTATCGCATTTAAAAGGGAGTATGCAGGTGTTGAGCGATCGCCTCGTCGAAGGGTTAGAGAAACATGGAGGCGAACTGTTCATGCGCCATACGGTCAAACAGATTCAGGTGACAGAAACAGGCGCATCCACGGTGACGATTCTCAATCAAAAAACCGGGGAAATTTGGACCGAACAACCGGATTTAATTGTGGCCAATGTGCCGGTGCAAAATCTTGTTAACCTGGTGGAGATGCCCCAAGGTTCAGAGAATCTATTTCAGCAGTTGTATCGGCGTCGGGTGGAAAATTTACCTCCAGCATCCGGGGCATTTGTGGTTTATTTAGGAGTGAAACAGGAAGCGATTCCGGAGAATTGTCCGCCGCATTTACAATTTTTGTATGATTATGACGGAGAAATTGGGGAGAATAATTCTTTATTTGTGTCCGTGAGTCGGGTGGGAGATGGCCGATCGCCCGAAGGTAGGGCAACGATTACCGCTTCCTCATTTACAGATACGCAAATTTGGGACAATTGTGAGGATTATTCCCAGTTAAAGCAACAGTATGAAACTGAGGCAATTGCCCGGTTGGGAGGGTATTTTGCCCTGAATCCAGAGACGATTGTTTATCAGGAATCGGCGACGCCGCGCACATGGGCCCGGTTTACCGGACGCGATCGCGGGATTGTCGGAGGCGTGGGTCAGCGTGTGGCAACGTTCGGACCCTTTGGACTAGCCACTCGGACTCCAATTCCGCATCTGTGGTTAGTGGGAGATTCCACCCATCCCGGGGAAGGAACTGCTGGGGTGAGTTATTCCGCACTCACGGCAGTTCGGCAAATTGAAGCTGAGGGATATTGA
- a CDS encoding STAS domain-containing protein, with protein sequence MNVIVKPQGNLDVKVSAMLQQKIVALVAENYNHYFIDLAGVKSLGHCGVSTLLAVDRLVRKTGKRLSLCNLNTSVQYILEISDLACELDIVESGSEDEMLRVGTTIQV encoded by the coding sequence ATGAACGTCATTGTTAAACCCCAGGGCAATTTAGATGTAAAAGTCTCCGCGATGCTTCAGCAAAAAATTGTAGCTTTAGTGGCGGAAAACTATAACCATTATTTCATTGATTTGGCCGGGGTCAAGTCATTAGGTCATTGTGGGGTTAGCACCTTATTGGCGGTCGATCGCCTAGTTCGCAAAACTGGCAAACGCTTAAGTTTGTGCAACTTAAATACTTCCGTTCAATACATTTTGGAAATCAGTGACCTCGCCTGTGAACTCGATATTGTAGAGTCCGGGTCCGAGGATGAAATGCTTCGAGTCGGCACAACCATCCAAGTCTAA
- a CDS encoding M16 family metallopeptidase translates to MTSTLVKFSSLPRLNCPKIHRLPNGLTIIAEQMPVEAVNLSIWANVGSAVESDEINGMAHFLEHMVFKGTQRLESGEFERRIEERGAVTNAATSQDYTHYYITTAPQDFAELAPLQIDVVLNPSIPDDGFERERLVVLEEIRRSEDNPRRRIYSRAMETAFERLPYRRPVLGPTETIAGLKAQQMRDFHGTWYQPRSLTAVAVGNLPVEQLIEIVAEGFEKNGRPAFSLNPNWQLATDDEQLIPEPNQVIGATGEPAFQNIVRREFIDEKLQQARLVMMWRVPGLTELNKTYALDAVASILGRGRMGRLVQDLREEKGLVSGISVSNSSFHHQGIFTISAHLPSENLEKVEAAIQEHLRRFHREVVRQSEIDRIVTQVVNRFIFSNETPSDRANLYGYYHSMIGDLEPAFNYPTHLQSLTPEDIQQAALDYLPADAYGVVTIKPAV, encoded by the coding sequence ATGACTTCAACGCTTGTTAAGTTTTCCTCTCTCCCTCGTCTGAACTGCCCCAAAATCCATCGACTCCCCAATGGATTAACGATTATCGCAGAACAGATGCCAGTGGAGGCGGTGAACCTGAGCATTTGGGCAAATGTTGGTTCGGCGGTGGAATCCGATGAGATCAACGGGATGGCCCACTTTTTGGAGCACATGGTTTTTAAAGGAACCCAGCGCCTCGAAAGCGGGGAGTTTGAACGCCGCATTGAGGAACGAGGTGCGGTGACAAATGCTGCTACAAGTCAGGATTATACGCACTACTATATTACCACAGCCCCCCAGGATTTTGCTGAACTCGCTCCTTTACAAATTGATGTGGTACTCAATCCGAGTATTCCTGATGATGGGTTTGAACGGGAAAGACTGGTGGTGTTAGAAGAAATTCGGCGATCGGAGGATAATCCCCGGCGTCGGATTTATTCTCGGGCAATGGAAACTGCCTTTGAACGATTGCCTTACCGTCGCCCGGTTTTGGGTCCGACGGAGACGATCGCCGGACTGAAGGCACAGCAGATGCGGGATTTCCACGGAACTTGGTATCAACCGCGATCGCTCACTGCCGTTGCCGTGGGCAATTTACCCGTGGAACAATTAATCGAGATTGTGGCAGAGGGGTTTGAAAAAAACGGACGACCCGCCTTCTCTCTCAATCCAAACTGGCAACTCGCCACCGATGACGAACAACTCATCCCCGAACCGAATCAAGTCATTGGCGCAACCGGAGAACCCGCATTTCAGAACATCGTCCGTCGGGAATTCATCGATGAAAAACTGCAACAGGCTAGACTGGTGATGATGTGGCGTGTTCCGGGATTAACGGAATTAAATAAGACTTACGCCTTGGATGCCGTCGCCTCGATTTTGGGACGGGGACGGATGGGACGATTAGTCCAGGATTTGCGAGAAGAGAAAGGGTTAGTTTCGGGCATTTCCGTCAGTAATAGTTCCTTTCATCATCAGGGGATTTTCACGATTTCCGCTCACTTGCCCTCAGAAAATCTGGAGAAAGTAGAAGCGGCAATCCAGGAACATCTTCGCAGATTCCATCGAGAGGTGGTGCGTCAATCGGAAATCGATCGCATTGTCACTCAGGTAGTGAATCGGTTTATCTTTAGTAACGAGACCCCTAGCGATCGGGCCAACCTCTATGGATATTACCACTCCATGATCGGAGATTTAGAACCGGCATTCAATTATCCCACGCACTTACAGTCTCTCACTCCCGAAGACATTCAGCAAGCAGCATTAGATTATCTGCCTGCGGATGCTTATGGGGTGGTGACGATTAAACCGGCTGTATAA
- the gcvH gene encoding glycine cleavage system protein GcvH translates to MNLEYPEDLKYLDSHEYVRLDGEIATIGISAFALDQLGDIVFVELPDISEALEKGSTFGTIESVKAVEDLYAPISGTIVERNNEVIEAPELIGDDPYGEGWLLKVRVNDPDELEEAMSANEYRAQVEGE, encoded by the coding sequence GTGAACCTGGAATATCCTGAAGATCTCAAATACCTTGATAGCCATGAGTATGTCCGCCTAGATGGGGAAATTGCTACCATAGGGATCAGTGCCTTTGCCCTGGATCAACTGGGGGACATCGTGTTTGTGGAACTGCCCGATATTAGTGAAGCCCTGGAAAAAGGCTCGACTTTTGGTACGATTGAGTCAGTTAAGGCAGTAGAAGACCTCTATGCCCCTATATCCGGAACGATTGTAGAACGGAATAATGAAGTGATTGAAGCCCCAGAACTGATTGGAGACGACCCTTACGGTGAAGGTTGGTTGCTGAAGGTGCGTGTTAATGACCCGGATGAACTTGAGGAAGCGATGTCCGCGAATGAATATCGCGCCCAAGTTGAAGGAGAATAG